The Devosia sp. MC521 genome has a segment encoding these proteins:
- a CDS encoding histidine phosphatase family protein: protein MTAPNWPDFYFARHGETSWNRERRYQGSRDIPLNETGKLQANANGILLRDMLERDGVDPTQVQWFASPLGRASETMDRMRAAFDVALPPVIHDKRLIEISFGAFEGLLHDDVAQKFAAYAPGERDASYWEFRPENGENYDDVAARLLDFANDVTPHAIVVAHGGVLRVLRHLIAGADRKEVLNWPPPQGVIAHFAGGKMELFSAEDTWSAVDI from the coding sequence ATGACCGCCCCGAATTGGCCGGATTTCTACTTCGCCCGCCATGGTGAAACTTCGTGGAACCGCGAGCGCCGCTATCAGGGCAGCCGCGACATTCCACTCAACGAAACCGGCAAGTTGCAGGCTAATGCCAATGGCATTCTGCTGCGCGACATGTTGGAGCGCGATGGGGTCGATCCGACCCAGGTTCAGTGGTTCGCCTCCCCCTTAGGCCGTGCCTCGGAAACCATGGATCGCATGCGCGCCGCTTTTGATGTCGCCCTGCCGCCAGTCATCCATGATAAGCGTTTGATTGAAATATCCTTTGGCGCTTTCGAAGGCTTGCTGCATGACGACGTCGCGCAGAAGTTTGCCGCCTATGCGCCGGGTGAGCGCGACGCCAGCTATTGGGAGTTCCGCCCTGAAAACGGCGAGAACTACGACGATGTTGCAGCCCGCCTGCTCGACTTCGCCAATGACGTCACACCGCATGCTATCGTCGTCGCCCATGGTGGCGTGCTGCGGGTTCTGCGTCATCTCATCGCCGGAGCCGACCGCAAGGAAGTGCTCAATTGGCCCCCTCCGCAGGGCGTAATCGCCCACTTCGCGGGCGGCAAAATGGAGCTGTTCTCGGCTGAGGACACTTGGTCCGCCGTCGACATCTAA
- the aroC gene encoding chorismate synthase, with protein sequence MSFNTFGHLFRFTTWGESHGPALGVVVDGCPPGITLTPEIIQRDLDRRKPGQSKFTTQRREADEVKILSGVFEDERTDGPRTTGTSISLMIENTDQRSKDYGDIRDKYRPGHADYTYDQKYGIRDYRGGGRTSARETAARVAAGAVARQVLQGITIRASLVQIGPHKIDYNNFDWAQVDQNPFFCADAKAATFWAEYLDGLRKDGNSVGAVIEVVAEGVPAGWGAPIYGKLSADLASAMMSINAVKAVEIGDGFDAASLTGVENADQMRAGEGKPYFLSNHAGGILGGISNGDPIVCRFAVKPTSSILTPRQTVNTQNENTDIITKGRHDPCVGIRAVPVGEAMMALVLADHMLRHRGQTGREGAVGFDRN encoded by the coding sequence ATGTCGTTCAACACTTTCGGCCACCTTTTCCGTTTCACCACTTGGGGCGAAAGCCACGGACCCGCTTTGGGCGTGGTGGTCGATGGTTGTCCGCCCGGCATCACCCTGACACCGGAAATCATCCAGCGCGATCTGGACCGCCGTAAGCCCGGCCAATCCAAGTTCACCACCCAGCGCCGCGAGGCCGATGAGGTGAAAATCCTTTCGGGCGTTTTCGAAGACGAACGCACCGACGGGCCGCGCACCACTGGCACGTCGATCTCGCTGATGATCGAAAACACCGATCAGCGCTCGAAAGACTATGGCGACATCCGCGACAAATATCGTCCGGGCCATGCTGACTATACCTACGACCAGAAATACGGCATTCGCGATTACCGCGGTGGTGGCCGCACGTCCGCGCGCGAAACCGCAGCGCGTGTTGCCGCTGGCGCTGTCGCCCGTCAGGTCCTGCAGGGCATTACCATCCGCGCCAGCCTCGTCCAGATCGGCCCGCACAAGATCGACTACAACAATTTCGATTGGGCACAGGTCGACCAGAACCCCTTCTTCTGCGCCGACGCTAAGGCTGCCACCTTCTGGGCTGAATATCTTGATGGTCTGCGCAAGGACGGCAATTCCGTCGGCGCCGTCATTGAAGTTGTCGCCGAAGGCGTTCCCGCCGGCTGGGGGGCCCCAATCTACGGCAAGCTCTCCGCCGACCTCGCCTCGGCCATGATGAGCATCAATGCTGTAAAAGCCGTCGAAATCGGCGATGGTTTTGATGCTGCATCCCTCACCGGCGTTGAAAACGCTGATCAAATGCGCGCTGGAGAGGGTAAGCCTTACTTCCTCTCCAACCACGCTGGCGGCATTTTGGGCGGCATTTCCAACGGCGACCCGATCGTTTGCCGCTTTGCCGTGAAACCGACGTCCTCGATCCTGACCCCACGCCAGACGGTCAACACGCAGAACGAAAACACCGACATCATCACCAAGGGCCGGCATGACCCTTGCGTTGGCATTCGTGCTGTCCCAGTGGGCGAAGCGATGATGGCTCTAGTTCTCGCTGACCACATGCTCCGCCACCGTGGCCAGACCGGCCGCGAAGGCGCTGTCGGTTTTGACCGCAATTAA
- a CDS encoding MBL fold metallo-hydrolase, translating to MQALAFNTQFSADTGRSIVVHPSVTRVTAPNASAYTFTGTNSFLIGKERLALVDPGPEDAAHYQALERAIAGRSVDAIILTHTHRDHSAAAPYWRQRLGAPLWSNGPHRLSRPLRRFEVNPIAQSGHFTLVPDRVLHDGERVMAGDVEIVVHTTPGHCANHLAFGIAGTDTVLTGDHVMGWNSTLVSTPDGSMTDYFSSLDKMIALPYRRYLPAHGGEIENGPDYARALKAHREMRNSQVVAAVGGGARTIRQVVAQIYPTQPPKVRMAARMTIAAHVEYLAERGAIKARHTLFGTRLSPA from the coding sequence ATGCAAGCCTTAGCTTTTAACACCCAATTTAGCGCCGATACCGGTCGTTCGATAGTTGTACACCCAAGCGTTACCAGAGTTACTGCACCGAACGCTTCCGCATACACATTTACCGGCACTAATAGTTTCTTGATTGGCAAAGAAAGACTGGCTTTGGTCGATCCAGGACCAGAGGACGCGGCGCATTATCAAGCGCTGGAGCGCGCGATCGCAGGACGTTCCGTAGACGCAATTATACTGACCCACACCCACCGCGATCACAGCGCTGCCGCTCCCTATTGGCGTCAGCGTTTGGGCGCACCGCTATGGTCGAATGGACCCCATCGGCTTTCGCGTCCGCTCCGGCGATTTGAAGTGAACCCAATTGCACAGTCTGGCCATTTCACTCTCGTCCCAGACCGCGTTCTGCATGATGGTGAGCGGGTCATGGCCGGTGATGTCGAGATCGTGGTGCACACCACGCCGGGCCACTGCGCCAATCATTTGGCCTTTGGCATTGCGGGCACAGATACTGTTCTCACGGGCGATCATGTCATGGGTTGGAATTCAACCTTGGTGTCGACGCCCGACGGGTCGATGACGGATTATTTTAGCTCGCTCGATAAGATGATCGCCCTGCCCTATCGCCGCTATTTGCCAGCGCATGGCGGCGAGATTGAAAACGGGCCGGACTATGCTCGTGCCCTCAAAGCGCATCGTGAAATGCGCAATAGCCAAGTGGTTGCGGCCGTTGGAGGTGGGGCTCGGACAATCAGGCAAGTGGTGGCCCAAATCTATCCCACGCAGCCGCCGAAAGTGCGGATGGCGGCACGTATGACCATTGCTGCCCATGTCGAATATTTGGCGGAGCGCGGCGCGATTAAAGCGCGCCACACTCTCTTTGGAACGAGGCTGTCGCCCGCTTAA
- a CDS encoding biotin transporter BioY — translation MPTVKNGVVFNTLLGAVLPPGQGARWAFSLAAILVGAVLIALSARMSVFAWPVPVTLQSFAVALLAAVGGARIGVATVAVYLLAGALGVPVFAGGGSLNYMNGPTSGFLIGFLAQAAIVGYVADRGATQRPFLLFTGMMLGNLLMFVFGFAWLVIMSGAQWVDQTNVFASAFSKAVQPFIIWDVLKMALAALCASGVWALFIAPSGEPSL, via the coding sequence ATGCCTACCGTGAAAAATGGCGTGGTTTTCAATACCTTGCTCGGGGCTGTGCTGCCGCCTGGCCAAGGCGCGCGATGGGCCTTTTCGCTAGCCGCGATTTTGGTCGGCGCTGTTCTGATCGCGCTATCAGCCAGAATGAGTGTTTTCGCGTGGCCCGTTCCGGTGACGTTACAGAGTTTCGCCGTCGCTCTTCTGGCCGCTGTGGGGGGCGCCAGAATTGGCGTTGCGACCGTCGCGGTCTATCTGCTCGCAGGCGCATTGGGCGTGCCTGTTTTCGCCGGGGGAGGATCGCTCAACTATATGAACGGGCCAACGAGCGGCTTTCTCATCGGCTTTCTGGCGCAGGCTGCCATCGTCGGTTATGTCGCTGATCGTGGTGCCACCCAGCGTCCATTTCTGCTCTTCACCGGAATGATGCTGGGCAATTTGCTGATGTTTGTCTTTGGCTTTGCATGGCTCGTCATTATGTCTGGCGCGCAATGGGTCGATCAGACCAATGTATTCGCGTCCGCTTTCAGCAAAGCCGTGCAGCCGTTCATCATTTGGGACGTGCTCAAGATGGCGCTGGCGGCCCTCTGCGCAAGCGGCGTCTGGGCGCTGTTCATTGCACCAAGCGGCGAACCAAGCCTCTAA